The Streptomyces sp. RKAG293 genome includes a region encoding these proteins:
- a CDS encoding SAM-dependent methyltransferase: MTPTLVRGSRTRADTRARDWAEIQERMLVPLYEAVYDRLDVGPATRLLGLGCGSGLALLMASARGAAVTGCDPDERRLALARERLLPEPRWGAPARRRARAELRCGGPVRPADREGTPFTMVTALDPASPCDELRPDLTAAARLTERGSPVVLAGWGPSERCATFRVLCVAARLAEPRGHTVSGRLSGRDDLEELARDAGLRPDGSGRVACPFGYPDMDSAVRGLLSTGLFDPAAVATDQPQVEKELAEALHPYRRADGTVRMENVFRYVVARV; the protein is encoded by the coding sequence ATGACACCCACGCTCGTTCGCGGATCCAGGACACGCGCCGATACCAGGGCGCGGGACTGGGCCGAGATCCAGGAGCGGATGCTGGTACCGCTCTACGAGGCCGTGTACGACCGGCTCGACGTCGGCCCGGCGACCCGGCTGCTCGGGCTCGGCTGCGGATCCGGCCTCGCACTGCTGATGGCCTCCGCCCGCGGCGCGGCCGTGACCGGCTGCGATCCCGACGAACGCCGGCTCGCGCTCGCCCGTGAGCGGCTGCTCCCCGAACCGCGGTGGGGTGCGCCGGCCCGGCGCAGGGCCCGCGCGGAGTTACGTTGCGGCGGTCCCGTACGCCCGGCGGACCGGGAGGGCACGCCGTTCACCATGGTGACGGCGCTGGATCCGGCGTCGCCCTGCGACGAACTGCGGCCGGACCTGACGGCGGCGGCCCGGCTCACGGAGCGCGGCAGTCCCGTGGTGCTGGCCGGCTGGGGTCCCTCCGAGCGGTGTGCCACCTTCCGCGTGCTGTGTGTCGCGGCCCGGCTGGCGGAGCCGCGCGGGCACACCGTCAGCGGCCGGCTCAGCGGTCGCGACGACCTGGAGGAGCTGGCCCGCGACGCCGGGCTGCGGCCGGACGGCTCCGGCCGGGTGGCCTGCCCCTTCGGCTATCCGGACATGGACAGCGCGGTCCGCGGGCTGCTCTCCACCGGCCTGTTCGACCCGGCGGCGGTGGCCACCGACCAGCCGCAGGTGGAGAAGGAGCTGGCGGAGGCGCTGCATCCGTACCGGCGGGCCGACGGGACGGTCCGGATGGAGAACGTCTTCCGGTACGTGGTCGCCCGCGTCTGA
- the proS gene encoding proline--tRNA ligase has translation MAKPPVLTPQAVDFPRWYQDLVNKAELADNGPVRGTMVIRPYGYALWERMQQEMDARIKDAGAQNAYFPLFIPQSYLTREAEHVEGFAPELAVVTHGGGKELDEPIVVRPTSETIINEYFSKWVQSYRDLPLLINQWANVVRWEMRPRIFLRTTEFLWQEGHTAHATYEDARAYAARIHQDVYADFMVNVLGIDVVLGRKTVKERFAGAINTLTLEGMMGDGKALQMGTSHELGQNFAKAFNTSYLSGEGKQEHVWQTSWGVSTRMVGGLIMSHGDDNGLRVPPRLAAVQVVVLAIKGDDTVIAKVHEIGARLKAAGIRVQVDARTDTPFGRRAVDWELKGVPVRVEVGPRDLENGTAMLARRIPGGKEPVALDALEALIPRILEEDQAQLLRESLERRESRTVDVATIGEAAEAAATGWARIPWADLGPEGEAKLAEQSVSVRCLIAEDGTVPDSDDAPGTIAVVARAY, from the coding sequence ATGGCAAAGCCCCCCGTTCTCACGCCTCAGGCGGTCGACTTCCCCCGCTGGTACCAGGACCTGGTCAACAAGGCCGAACTGGCCGACAACGGCCCGGTACGCGGCACGATGGTGATCCGGCCCTACGGATACGCCCTCTGGGAGCGGATGCAGCAGGAGATGGACGCGCGCATCAAGGACGCGGGTGCCCAGAACGCCTACTTCCCGCTCTTCATCCCGCAGTCGTACCTGACGCGCGAAGCCGAGCACGTGGAGGGCTTCGCCCCCGAGCTGGCGGTCGTCACGCACGGCGGCGGCAAGGAGCTGGACGAGCCGATCGTCGTCCGCCCCACCTCCGAGACGATCATCAACGAGTACTTCTCCAAGTGGGTGCAGAGCTACCGGGACCTGCCCCTGCTGATCAACCAGTGGGCGAACGTCGTCCGCTGGGAGATGCGTCCGCGCATCTTCCTGCGCACCACCGAGTTCCTCTGGCAGGAGGGCCACACCGCCCACGCCACCTACGAGGACGCGCGTGCCTACGCCGCGCGGATCCACCAGGACGTGTACGCCGATTTCATGGTGAACGTCCTCGGCATCGATGTGGTGCTCGGCCGTAAGACCGTCAAGGAGCGCTTCGCCGGCGCGATCAACACCCTCACCCTCGAGGGCATGATGGGCGACGGCAAGGCCCTGCAGATGGGCACCAGCCATGAGCTGGGCCAGAACTTCGCGAAGGCGTTCAACACCTCCTACCTGTCGGGCGAGGGCAAGCAGGAGCACGTCTGGCAGACCTCGTGGGGCGTCTCGACCCGCATGGTCGGCGGCCTGATCATGTCGCACGGCGACGACAACGGCCTGCGCGTCCCCCCGCGGCTCGCCGCGGTCCAGGTGGTCGTGCTGGCCATCAAGGGCGACGACACCGTCATCGCCAAGGTGCACGAGATCGGCGCCCGCCTCAAGGCGGCCGGGATCCGCGTCCAGGTGGACGCCCGCACCGACACCCCGTTCGGCCGCCGGGCCGTGGACTGGGAGCTCAAGGGCGTTCCGGTGCGGGTCGAGGTCGGTCCGCGCGACCTGGAGAACGGCACCGCGATGCTGGCCCGCCGGATCCCCGGGGGCAAGGAGCCGGTGGCGCTCGACGCGCTGGAGGCCCTGATCCCCAGGATCCTCGAGGAGGACCAGGCGCAGCTGCTGCGCGAGAGCCTGGAGCGCCGCGAGTCGCGCACCGTGGACGTGGCGACCATCGGGGAGGCGGCCGAGGCCGCCGCCACCGGCTGGGCCCGCATCCCGTGGGCCGACCTCGGCCCGGAGGGCGAGGCCAAGCTGGCCGAGCAGAGCGTCTCCGTGCGCTGCCTGATCGCCGAGGACGGCACCGTGCCGGACTCCGACGACGCCCCGGGCACGATCGCGGTCGTAGCCCGCGCGTACTGA
- the rpsP gene encoding 30S ribosomal protein S16: MAVKIKLKRLGKIRSPHYRIVIADSRTRRDGRAIEEIGLYHPVQNPSRIEVDTERVQYWLGVGAQPTEPVMAILKVTGDWQKFKGLPAPAPMLVAEPKADKRILFEAAAKDAGNEPKGEAITPKAKKAEKAEKKADDAVEAAVEAPAESTEA, translated from the coding sequence GTGGCAGTCAAGATCAAGCTGAAGCGTCTGGGCAAGATCCGTTCGCCTCACTACCGCATCGTCATCGCCGACTCCCGTACCCGCCGTGACGGCCGGGCCATCGAGGAGATCGGCCTGTACCACCCGGTGCAGAACCCGTCGCGCATCGAGGTCGACACCGAGCGTGTCCAGTACTGGCTGGGTGTCGGCGCACAGCCGACCGAGCCCGTGATGGCCATCCTCAAGGTCACCGGCGACTGGCAGAAGTTCAAGGGCCTGCCGGCCCCGGCTCCGATGCTCGTCGCCGAGCCGAAGGCCGACAAGCGGATCCTCTTCGAGGCCGCTGCCAAGGACGCCGGCAACGAGCCCAAGGGTGAGGCCATCACCCCGAAGGCCAAGAAGGCGGAGAAGGCCGAGAAGAAGGCCGATGACGCTGTCGAGGCCGCTGTTGAGGCCCCGGCCGAGTCCACCGAGGCCTGA
- a CDS encoding RNA-binding protein produces the protein MLEEALEHLVRGIVDNPDDVQVSAKTLRRGSVLEVRVHPDDLGKVIGRNGRTARALRTVVGALGGRGIRVDLVDVDQVR, from the coding sequence ATGCTCGAGGAGGCTCTCGAGCACCTCGTGAGAGGCATCGTCGACAATCCCGATGATGTGCAGGTGTCTGCGAAGACCCTGCGCCGCGGGAGCGTCCTCGAAGTCCGGGTACACCCGGACGACCTCGGCAAGGTGATCGGCCGCAACGGCCGCACCGCACGCGCTTTGCGTACTGTCGTGGGCGCCCTCGGTGGCCGTGGCATCCGTGTCGACCTCGTCGACGTGGATCAGGTCCGCTGA
- the rimM gene encoding ribosome maturation factor RimM (Essential for efficient processing of 16S rRNA) — protein sequence MQLVVGRIGRAHGIKGEVTVEVRTDEPEVRLGPGAVLATDPATAGPLTIESGKVHSGRLLLRFEGVRDRTGAEALRNVLLIAEVDPAELPEDPEEFYDHQLVDLDVVTVDGTEVGRILEISHLPGQDLLIVERPDGTEVMIPFVSEIVPEIDLENQRAVIDPPPGLLNEAEAEIASTRTPSDDGVDGADGTA from the coding sequence GTGCAGCTGGTAGTCGGCCGGATCGGGCGCGCCCACGGCATCAAGGGCGAGGTCACCGTCGAGGTGCGCACCGACGAGCCGGAGGTGCGGCTCGGACCGGGCGCGGTACTGGCCACGGACCCGGCCACCGCCGGCCCGCTGACCATCGAGTCCGGGAAGGTGCACAGCGGCCGCCTGCTGCTGCGCTTCGAGGGCGTACGGGACCGCACCGGCGCCGAGGCGCTGCGCAACGTCCTGCTGATCGCCGAGGTGGACCCGGCGGAGCTGCCCGAGGACCCTGAGGAGTTCTACGACCACCAGCTGGTGGACCTCGACGTGGTGACGGTGGACGGCACGGAGGTCGGCCGCATCCTGGAGATCTCGCACCTGCCGGGCCAGGACCTGCTGATCGTCGAGCGCCCGGACGGCACCGAGGTGATGATCCCGTTCGTCAGCGAGATCGTCCCGGAGATCGACCTGGAGAACCAGCGCGCGGTGATCGACCCGCCGCCCGGCCTGCTCAACGAGGCCGAGGCCGAGATCGCCAGCACCCGCACCCCCTCCGACGACGGCGTTGACGGCGCTGACGGCACCGCCTGA
- the trmD gene encoding tRNA (guanosine(37)-N1)-methyltransferase TrmD: MRIDVITIFPEYLEPLNVSLVGKARARGQLDVRIHNLRDWTHDRHNTVDDSPFGGGPGMVMKPEPWGEALDAVTAEAAEQRPVLVVPTPSGLPFTQELAVELSERPWLVFTPARYEGIDRRVIEEYGDRFDVREVSIGDYVLAGGEAPVLVIVEAVARLLPGVLGNAESHRDDSFAPGAMADLLEGPVYTKPPVWREREVPEVLLSGHHGKVARFRRDEAFRRTTANRPDLIERCDPAALDKLDRKLLAELGWEELPDGRFGRSASAVEE; encoded by the coding sequence ATGCGCATCGACGTCATCACGATCTTCCCTGAGTACCTGGAACCGCTGAACGTGTCGCTGGTCGGCAAGGCGCGGGCCCGCGGGCAGCTCGATGTGCGGATCCACAACCTGCGCGACTGGACCCACGACCGGCACAACACCGTGGACGACAGTCCGTTCGGCGGCGGCCCCGGCATGGTGATGAAGCCGGAACCGTGGGGCGAGGCGCTGGACGCGGTGACCGCGGAAGCCGCGGAGCAGCGGCCGGTGCTGGTCGTCCCGACGCCCAGCGGTCTGCCGTTCACCCAGGAACTGGCGGTCGAACTGTCCGAGCGGCCCTGGCTGGTCTTCACGCCCGCCCGCTACGAGGGCATCGACCGCCGCGTCATCGAGGAGTACGGCGACCGTTTCGACGTCCGCGAGGTCTCCATCGGCGACTACGTGCTCGCCGGCGGCGAGGCCCCGGTCCTGGTGATCGTCGAGGCGGTGGCCCGACTGCTGCCCGGCGTGCTCGGCAACGCCGAGTCGCACCGCGACGACTCCTTCGCGCCCGGCGCGATGGCCGACCTCCTGGAGGGGCCGGTCTACACGAAGCCCCCGGTGTGGCGGGAGCGCGAGGTGCCCGAGGTGCTGCTGAGCGGCCACCACGGCAAGGTCGCCCGCTTCCGTCGTGACGAGGCGTTCCGCCGCACCACCGCCAACCGGCCGGACCTGATCGAGCGCTGCGACCCGGCCGCACTCGACAAGCTGGACCGAAAACTCCTGGCGGAGCTGGGCTGGGAAGAGCTGCCGGACGGCCGATTTGGGCGCTCGGCCTCCGCCGTGGAAGAATAG
- the rplS gene encoding 50S ribosomal protein L19 → MHILDSVDNASKRDDVPAFRPGDTINVHVRVIEGTRSRVQQFKGVVVRRQGAGVRETFTVRKVSFSVGVERTFPVHSPIFEKIEIVTRGDVRRAKLYYLRELRGKAAKIKEKRDN, encoded by the coding sequence ATGCATATTCTCGACTCCGTCGACAACGCGTCCAAGCGTGACGACGTCCCGGCGTTCCGCCCCGGTGACACCATCAACGTCCACGTGCGTGTCATCGAAGGCACCCGCTCGCGTGTGCAGCAGTTCAAGGGCGTAGTCGTCCGCCGCCAGGGCGCCGGCGTCCGCGAGACCTTCACGGTCCGCAAGGTCAGCTTCAGCGTCGGCGTCGAGCGTACCTTCCCGGTGCACAGCCCGATCTTCGAGAAGATCGAGATCGTGACCCGCGGTGACGTCCGTCGCGCCAAGCTGTACTACCTCCGTGAGCTGCGCGGCAAGGCCGCGAAGATCAAGGAGAAGCGCGACAACTGA
- the lepB gene encoding signal peptidase I has translation MDTDAELPERDRSSPAEQQGKRRSRFAVSPSSVPPWWSVARWWRTALPAVACVAALFLANAFLVQPFLVPSGSMEGTLQIGDRVLVNKLAYRFGREPERGDIVVFDGDGSFLRTGGTDYVKRVIGIGGDRVTCCDPLGRLMVNGHPLDEGYLYPGDTPSQVPFDIQVPAGRLWVMGDHRGDSRDSRDHLGEPGGGTVPLDEVIGRADWIGWPIGRMRSLDRPAVFAAIPEPGRGRG, from the coding sequence ATGGACACGGACGCAGAACTCCCGGAGCGCGATCGCTCTTCCCCCGCTGAACAGCAGGGGAAGCGGCGGTCGCGCTTCGCTGTGTCCCCGTCGTCCGTGCCCCCGTGGTGGTCCGTGGCCCGCTGGTGGCGTACGGCGCTGCCCGCCGTCGCCTGCGTGGCCGCCCTCTTCCTGGCGAACGCCTTCCTGGTGCAGCCGTTCCTCGTTCCGAGCGGATCGATGGAGGGAACGCTGCAGATCGGGGACCGGGTGCTGGTGAACAAGCTGGCGTACCGTTTCGGCCGGGAGCCGGAGCGGGGCGACATCGTCGTCTTCGACGGTGACGGATCGTTCCTCCGGACCGGCGGGACCGACTATGTGAAGCGGGTGATCGGTATCGGCGGGGACCGGGTCACCTGTTGCGATCCGCTGGGCCGGCTCATGGTGAACGGCCATCCGCTGGACGAGGGCTATCTGTATCCGGGCGATACACCCTCCCAGGTACCGTTCGACATCCAAGTGCCGGCAGGGAGGCTGTGGGTGATGGGTGACCACCGTGGCGACTCCCGGGATTCCCGGGATCATCTCGGCGAGCCCGGCGGCGGTACCGTCCCGCTGGACGAGGTGATCGGGCGGGCCGACTGGATCGGCTGGCCGATCGGGCGTATGCGCTCCCTGGACCGTCCGGCCGTCTTCGCCGCCATACCCGAACCGGGCCGGGGCCGTGGGTAA
- the lepB gene encoding signal peptidase I, which yields MGNRGRPRYGHHRPGAVRPARAGTHAGSDAGTGPGRDSANVDGGSGNGDGGDGDGFGYGSVSRGGPTRAERRKLARRVKRKRRRSAAREVPLLLVVALLIALVLKTFLLQAFVIPSGSMEQTIRISDRVLVDKLTPWFGSTPQRGDVVVFKDPGGWLANEPKPKPDPVVVKQVKEFFTFIGLLPASGEQDLIKRVVAVGGDTVKCCDKDGRITVNGTPLIEPYINPGDIPSQSQFSVKVPMGRVWVMGDHRSNSADSRFHMDQAGQGTVPLDLVVGRAFVIAWPLGHWRKLEEPGTYASVPDARSTGASALEPPTKVGTANNEQGTNPLPTPAELPLVIGVVGLRQSWRRRQRGMRSERGGPGGRRTIRIRRARRRGHPGGLCPEDGGRRLGPRCGARERVRARTRAGTRCGRRRGRRGGGPAP from the coding sequence GTGGGTAACCGCGGCAGGCCGCGGTACGGGCACCACCGGCCGGGCGCGGTCCGGCCCGCCCGCGCGGGTACGCATGCCGGCTCGGACGCCGGGACGGGCCCGGGGCGCGATTCCGCCAACGTCGATGGCGGCTCCGGCAACGGCGATGGCGGCGATGGTGACGGCTTCGGCTACGGATCCGTGTCGCGCGGCGGCCCCACCCGGGCGGAACGGCGCAAGCTCGCCCGCAGGGTCAAGCGCAAGCGGCGCCGGTCGGCGGCGCGGGAGGTGCCGCTGCTGCTCGTCGTGGCCCTGCTGATCGCCCTGGTGCTGAAGACGTTCCTGCTGCAGGCCTTCGTCATCCCGTCCGGTTCGATGGAGCAGACCATCAGGATCAGCGACCGGGTGCTGGTCGACAAGTTGACTCCGTGGTTCGGCAGCACGCCGCAGCGCGGCGATGTCGTGGTCTTCAAGGACCCGGGCGGCTGGTTGGCGAACGAGCCCAAGCCCAAGCCGGATCCCGTGGTGGTCAAGCAGGTGAAGGAGTTCTTCACCTTCATCGGGCTGCTGCCGGCCTCGGGCGAACAGGACCTGATCAAGCGGGTGGTCGCGGTCGGCGGTGACACCGTGAAGTGCTGCGACAAGGACGGCCGGATCACCGTCAACGGCACACCGTTGATCGAGCCGTACATCAATCCGGGTGACATCCCCTCGCAGTCGCAGTTCAGTGTGAAGGTGCCCATGGGGCGGGTGTGGGTGATGGGGGACCACCGCTCCAACTCGGCCGACTCCCGTTTCCACATGGACCAGGCTGGTCAGGGGACGGTGCCGCTGGATCTGGTGGTGGGCCGGGCGTTCGTCATCGCGTGGCCGCTGGGTCATTGGCGCAAACTGGAGGAGCCGGGGACGTATGCCTCGGTGCCCGACGCGCGGTCGACCGGCGCAAGTGCACTGGAACCGCCGACTAAGGTGGGCACGGCCAACAATGAGCAAGGAACGAACCCCCTCCCGACTCCTGCGGAACTCCCGCTCGTTATCGGAGTGGTGGGCCTGCGTCAGTCATGGCGCAGGCGGCAGCGCGGAATGAGGAGTGAACGTGGGGGACCTGGCGGTCGGCGCACGATCCGGATCCGGCGAGCCCGAAGACGGGGACATCCCGGCGGGCTCTGTCCAGAAGACGGCGGACGGCGGCTCGGCCCCCGATGCGGGGCACGAGAACGAGTCCGGGCACGAACCCGCGCCGGAACCCGGTGCGGCCGGCGGCGAGGACGGCGGGGCGGCGGGCCGGCGCCGTAA
- the lepB gene encoding signal peptidase I produces the protein MIKTFMVQAFSIPSDSMQNTLQEGDRVLVDKLTPWFGSEPDRGEVVVFHDPGGWLPENPPPSGNAVSRGLQSALSFIGLMPSAQEKDLIKRVIGVGGDTVECNGTGPLKVNGKALVEPYVYPDNTPCTMDKPFKVTVPKDHIWVMGDHRQNSLDSRYHMDQPGNGYVPLDDVVGRAFVKAWPVTRWGMLPIPDTFEQPGINAAGAALPATAGLVGAVPLVLMRRRRLTRKGADAAGGSGS, from the coding sequence TTGATCAAGACGTTCATGGTGCAGGCGTTCTCCATCCCGTCGGACTCGATGCAGAACACCCTGCAGGAGGGCGACCGGGTCCTGGTGGACAAGCTGACCCCGTGGTTCGGCTCCGAGCCCGACCGCGGCGAGGTCGTCGTCTTCCACGACCCGGGCGGCTGGCTGCCCGAGAACCCGCCGCCCAGCGGCAACGCGGTGTCGCGGGGGCTGCAGTCGGCCCTCAGCTTCATCGGTCTGATGCCCTCCGCGCAGGAGAAGGACCTGATCAAGCGGGTCATCGGCGTGGGCGGGGACACCGTCGAATGCAACGGCACCGGTCCGCTGAAGGTGAACGGCAAGGCGCTCGTCGAGCCGTACGTCTACCCGGACAACACTCCGTGCACGATGGACAAGCCGTTCAAGGTGACGGTGCCCAAGGACCACATCTGGGTGATGGGCGATCACCGCCAGAACTCGCTGGACTCCCGCTACCACATGGACCAGCCGGGCAACGGGTACGTCCCGCTCGACGACGTGGTCGGCCGTGCCTTCGTGAAGGCCTGGCCCGTCACCCGCTGGGGCATGCTGCCCATCCCCGACACCTTCGAACAGCCGGGGATCAACGCGGCGGGTGCCGCGCTGCCGGCCACCGCGGGGCTGGTGGGCGCGGTTCCGCTGGTGCTGATGCGCCGGCGCCGGCTGACCCGTAAGGGCGCGGATGCCGCCGGGGGCTCCGGGAGCTGA
- the lepB gene encoding signal peptidase I, with protein MSSSSTSSSAIRREDGRLGHVLSGLAVAMGCVLFLGGFAWGAVTYRPYTVPSQSMQPTVEPGDRILAQRVDGSEVRRGDIVVFQDQLWGSATLVKRVVGVDGDVITCCDQQGRMLVNGKPVEESYLLHGGPASITPFKTTVPKGQLFLLGDNRAESLDSRVHMTGGETGTVPRGAVRARVDAVAWPLGRLGMVDRAKNFTALPGGVSQPGPLRWITVAVFAGAVLILGGAAYGPIARRLRRRR; from the coding sequence ATGAGCAGCAGTTCCACGAGCAGCAGTGCGATACGTAGGGAAGACGGCCGGCTCGGACACGTACTGTCCGGGCTGGCCGTAGCCATGGGGTGTGTGCTGTTCCTGGGCGGCTTCGCCTGGGGAGCGGTGACCTACCGGCCCTACACCGTGCCGAGTCAGTCCATGCAGCCGACCGTGGAGCCGGGGGACCGGATCCTGGCGCAGCGGGTCGACGGGTCGGAGGTCCGGCGCGGCGACATCGTGGTCTTCCAGGATCAGCTGTGGGGCAGCGCGACGCTGGTCAAGCGCGTCGTCGGGGTGGACGGTGACGTCATCACCTGCTGCGACCAGCAGGGCCGGATGCTCGTCAACGGCAAACCGGTCGAGGAGAGCTATCTGCTGCACGGCGGACCGGCGTCGATCACGCCCTTCAAGACCACGGTTCCCAAGGGGCAGCTCTTCCTCCTCGGCGACAACCGGGCCGAGTCGCTGGACTCCCGTGTGCACATGACCGGCGGCGAGACCGGTACGGTGCCGCGCGGCGCGGTCCGGGCCCGGGTGGACGCCGTGGCATGGCCGCTCGGGCGGCTCGGCATGGTGGACCGGGCCAAGAACTTCACCGCGCTGCCCGGCGGGGTCTCCCAGCCGGGACCGCTGCGCTGGATCACCGTCGCGGTGTTCGCCGGAGCGGTGCTGATCCTCGGCGGCGCCGCGTACGGACCGATCGCCCGCAGACTGCGCCGCCGCCGGTGA
- a CDS encoding NUDIX hydrolase: MRRRAARVVLLDPADRILLLHGFEPADPSTTWWFTPGGGVEEGESLDAAARRELAEETGMTSVELGPVLWERTCSFAFDGRRWEQDEWYYLARTRTTDFDTGGHTELERRSVAGLRWWTCEELLSSRETVYPIRLAGLLRTLLDEGPPQFPIPLGTERD, translated from the coding sequence ATCAGGCGCCGCGCGGCCCGGGTCGTCCTGCTGGATCCCGCGGACCGCATCCTGCTGCTGCACGGCTTCGAACCGGCCGACCCTTCGACGACCTGGTGGTTCACCCCGGGCGGCGGGGTCGAGGAGGGCGAGAGCCTGGACGCGGCGGCCCGCCGGGAACTGGCCGAGGAGACCGGGATGACCTCGGTGGAGCTGGGGCCGGTGCTGTGGGAGCGGACGTGTTCGTTCGCGTTCGACGGGCGCCGGTGGGAGCAGGACGAGTGGTACTACCTGGCACGCACCAGGACCACGGACTTCGACACCGGTGGGCACACCGAACTGGAGCGGCGCAGCGTCGCCGGGCTCCGGTGGTGGACCTGCGAGGAACTTCTGTCCTCTCGTGAGACGGTGTACCCGATCAGGCTCGCCGGGCTGCTGCGTACGCTGCTCGACGAAGGACCCCCACAATTCCCGATCCCGCTGGGGACGGAGCGTGACTGA
- a CDS encoding DUF2469 domain-containing protein, with product MSAEDLEKYETEMELKLYREYRDVVGLFKYVIETERRFYLTNDYEMQVHSVQGEVFFEVSMADAWVWDMYRPARFVKQVRVLTFKDVNIEELNKADLDLASDEAGFNS from the coding sequence ATGAGCGCCGAGGACCTCGAGAAGTACGAGACCGAGATGGAGCTGAAGCTCTACCGGGAGTACCGCGATGTCGTCGGGTTGTTCAAATATGTGATCGAGACCGAGCGGCGTTTCTACCTCACCAACGATTACGAGATGCAGGTGCACTCGGTTCAGGGTGAGGTTTTCTTCGAGGTGTCCATGGCTGACGCCTGGGTGTGGGACATGTACCGGCCGGCCCGCTTCGTGAAGCAGGTCAGGGTCCTCACATTCAAGGACGTGAACATCGAAGAGCTGAACAAGGCCGATCTCGATCTGGCGTCCGACGAAGCGGGCTTCAACAGCTGA
- a CDS encoding YraN family protein, producing the protein MNARAARGRYGEELAARWLATAGLRVLERNWRCRGGEVDIVASEGDALVMCEVKTRTGGDYEHPMAAVTPRKAERLRLLAECWLSEHGGPPSGGVRIDLVGVVLPGRGAARVEHVRGVA; encoded by the coding sequence GTGAACGCACGAGCAGCCCGTGGCAGGTACGGCGAGGAACTGGCGGCCCGCTGGCTGGCCACGGCCGGCCTGAGAGTGCTGGAACGGAACTGGCGGTGCCGCGGCGGCGAGGTGGACATCGTCGCGTCCGAGGGCGACGCGCTGGTGATGTGCGAGGTGAAGACCCGCACCGGCGGTGACTACGAGCACCCCATGGCGGCCGTCACCCCGCGCAAGGCGGAGCGGCTGCGGCTGCTCGCCGAGTGCTGGCTCAGCGAGCACGGCGGCCCGCCCTCCGGCGGGGTGCGGATCGACCTGGTCGGGGTGGTCCTGCCCGGCCGCGGCGCGGCCCGGGTCGAGCATGTCCGGGGGGTGGCCTGA